The following coding sequences are from one Diabrotica virgifera virgifera chromosome 2, PGI_DIABVI_V3a window:
- the LOC126880476 gene encoding adenosine 5'-monophosphoramidase HINT1-like: MSMCLCQVTIKLKMADEVQLAQVAEAGGDTIFGKILRKEIPCNFIYEDNLCVAFDDVNPQAPVHFLVIPRKCIPQLSKAEDDDEALLGHLLVVARKIAQKRNLKNGFRIVINDGPIGAQSVYHLHIHVLSGRQMQWPPG; encoded by the exons ATGTCAATGTGTCTGTGTCAAGTCACAATcaagttaaaaatggccgatgaAGTACAACTTGCACAAGTTGCCGAAGCCGGTGGAGATACAATATTTggcaaaatattaagaaaagaaATTCCATGTAACTTCATTTATGAGGATAATTTG TGTGTTGCTTTTGACGACGTCAACCCACAAGCGCCAGTCCATTTTCTTGTAATTCCCAGGAAATGTATTCCACAGTTATCAAAGGCTGAAGACGATGATGAAGCTCTATTGGGTCACCTTTTAGTAGTGGCAAGGAAAATTGCTCAGAAAAGGAATTTGAAAAATGGTTTTAGAATTGTGATTAATGATGGTCCTATAGGTGCTCAATCAGTTTACCATCTTCATATACATGTTTTGTCTGGAAGGCAAATGCAATGGCCACCAGGCTAA